From the genome of Colletotrichum higginsianum IMI 349063 chromosome 4, whole genome shotgun sequence, one region includes:
- a CDS encoding Amino acid permease has translation MGTEKDVHDGVSTPETTQINTDSRHGAGTEHVVGGGTSGRDENFYTRNGLNMESFKRREHGRITDTQLDRTMKSRHLHMIAIGGSIGAGFFVGSGGALATGGPGSILVDFSIIGIMMFNVVYALGELAVMYPVSGGFYVYSTRFIDPSWGFAMGWNYVFQWAIVLPLELTVCGLTINYWEGARDISLAVWITVFWVAIIFINIFGTLGYAEEEFWSSLLKLSAIVIFMIVALVLVCGGGPAGGRYDEYWGARYWHDPGAFKNGFKGFCAVFVTAAFSFAGTELVGLAAAESSNPLKSLPGAIKQVFWRITLFYILGLFFVGLLISSNDERILGSDNPYADGVSPFVLTAEYAGLIGYNHFMNCIILVSVLSLGVSCVYGGSRTLTALAEQGYAPKIFAYVDKSGRPLPSVAVHLLCGALGYMNLSADGSTVFDWLLAMSAIAALFTWGSICLAHIRFRKAWAYHGHTVDEIPFQAAFGVAGSWVGLILCILVLIAQLFVAIAPAGQDELNDAAGFFEAYLTVPVILVFWVIGYFWKREGWLRTHQMDVDTGRRELDWDEINRYKAEVATWPTWKRLYNRFF, from the exons ATGGGCACCGAAAAGGATGTCCACGACGGGGTCTCCACGCCCGAGACGACCCAGATCAACACCGACTCCCGCCATGGCGCCGGAACCGAACACGTAGTTGGCGGCGGTACCAGTGGACGTGATGAAAACTTCTACACCCGCAACGGTCTCAACATGGAGTCCTTCAAGCGCCGCGAACACGGGAGAATCACGGATACCCAGCTTGATCGCACCATGAAGAGCCGCCACTTGCACATGATTGCCATCG GTGGCTCCATTGGTGCCGGTTTCTTCGTCGGTTCTGGAGGCGCCCTCGCCACGGGC GGTCCTGGTTCAATTCTTGTCGACTtctccatcatcggcatAATGATGTTCAATGTCGTCTATGCTCTTGGTGAACTCGCTGTTATGTACCCTGTCTCTGGTGGCTTCTACGTCTACTCGACCCGCTTCATCGATCCCTCTTGGGGCTTTGCCATGGGCTGGAATTACGTTTTCCAG TGGGCCATCGTTCTACCGCTCGAGCTTACAGTTTGTGGTCTTACAATCAACTACTGGGAGGGCGCCAGAGACATCAGTCTTGCCGTCTGGATCACAGTATTTTGGGTTGCCATCATCTTCATTAACATCTTTGGAACCTTGGGTTATGCTGAGGAAGAGTTCTGGTCTTCGCTCCTGAAGCTCTCAGCCATCG TCATTTTCATGATTGTCGCCCTTGTCCTCGTTTGTGGCGGTGGTCCCGCTGGCGGTCGCTACGATGAATACTGGGGAGCCCGTTACTGGCACGACCCCGGCGCGTTCAAGAACGGTTTCAAGGGGTTTTGCGCAGTCTTTGTCACTGCTGCTTTCTCCTTTGCCGGCACTGAGCTCGTCGGCTTGGCTGCTGCCGAATCCAGCAACCCTCTCAAGTCCCTGCCTGGTGCTATTAAGCAGGTTTTCTGGCGTATTACCCTGTTCTacatcctcggcctcttcttTGTCGGCTTGCTCATCAGCTCCAACGACGAGAGAATCTTGGGTTCCGACAACCCGTACGCTGATGGCGTGTCGCCTTTCGTCTTGACCGCAGAGTATGCTGGCCTGATCGGTTACAACCACTTCATGAACTGCATCATCCTGGTTTCCGTACTGTCGCTCGGAGTTTCCTGCGTTTACGGAGGCTCTCGTACTCTGACTGCGCTTGCAGAGCAGGGTTACGCCCCCAAGATTTTCGCCTATGTCGACAAGTCCGGTCGCCCACTTCCATCCGTTGCTGTCCACCTCCTCTGCGGTGCTCTTGGTTACATGAACTTGAGCGCCGACGGCTCAACTGTCTTCGACTGGCTGCTTGCCATGTCAGCGATCGCTGCGCTGTTCACATGGGGCTCTATCTGCTTGGCCCACATTCGATTCCGCAAGGCCTGGGCCTATCACGGCCacaccgtcgacgagatTCCATTCCAGGCTGCTTTTGGTGTCGCCGGTTCTTGGGTTGGGCTGATTCTTTGTATCCTCGTCTTGATTGCTCAG TTgttcgtcgccatcgcccctGCGGGACAAGACGAGTTGAATGATGCCGCTGGTTTCTTTGAGGCATACCTCACTGTACCAGTCATTCTGGTCTTCTGGGTCATTGGATACTTCTGGAAGCGCGAAGGCTGGCTTCGCACCCACCAGATGGACGTTGACaccggccgccgcgagcTGGACTGGGACGAGATCAACCGCTacaaggccgaggtcgccacCTGGCCCACCTGGAAGCGGTTGTACAACCGGTTCTTCTAG
- a CDS encoding Integral membrane protein: protein MVAVGRVTAYELGPPPGLDVTAVLLAMPTCAKRPVRQAPTVATELAAANCSLTDINLFADCLCTNITLQSRMSTSVQTSCKFGDQLSKRLIPLSPLLTSAEGTFADSVLEVVELETALCAAYPKESRVNEIRIASIVGLALTLPIVLGRCVCRYQMTNNLWWDDWMTIIATVDPGNEPALLQVWSSPPVQAQYHDVANINTVFAKVAIVMLYLRVFTTPWFKWACWAFVAFMFGHGAIFSLLIVFQCIPVAAVWDRFLSSRCLNVNAVGWAGAVLSIIEDIVLMILPIPELMKLQITGRKRTGVGIMFSIASFATVTSMIRLKYLVQFSNTYDTTWDNVDIVVWSIIEEMCAIICGSLPPLRPWFSPFIPSIRVTWKSTKFSKNNSRSTSNTARDSTLRSASKGAPGQDSRSAHLDYDPDSKDFSYPLSSLSQFHQSPGKAGGYPRVASSRDIETASFPDGVAEKSSTGNSSGSETNLVIQGNNDVSVTFDVDVVRESRSKLPGGNLGRTVSVISAGHQPR, encoded by the exons ATGGTCGCAGTCGGACGGGTGACGGCCTATGAGCTAGGTCCTCCGCCGGGGCTGGATGTCACCGCCGTTCTCTTGGCGATGCCCACATGCGCT AAGCGACCTGTTCGACAGGCGCCGACAGTTGCTACCGAACTGGCTGCTGCGAACTGCTCGCTGACTGACATCAATCTTTTTGCGGATTGCCTGTGCACAAACATCACCCTACagtcgaggatgtcgacgagcGTCCAGACGTCCTGCAAGTTCGGGGATCAACTTAGTAAGCGCCTGATCCCCCTATCCCCTCTTCTTACCTCGGCTGAGGGGACATTTGCTGATAGTGTCTTAGAGgttgtcgagctcgagacGGCATTGTGCGCCGCGTATCCGAAGGAGAGCCGCGTCAACGAGATCAGAATAGCGTCTATCGTGGGCCTTGCTTTGACTCTGCCAATTGTACTGGGACGATGCGTTTGCCGGTACCAAATGACCAACAACCTATGGTGGGATGATTGGATGACCATAATCGCCACG GTCGATCCTGGAAACGAACCGGCCTTGCTGCAGGTATGGTCATCTCCGCCTGTGCAAGCGCAATACCATGATGTTGCGAATATTAACACC GTGTTCGCCAAGGTGGCCATCGTGATGCTCTACCTTCGGGTGTTCACCACGCCGTGGTTTAAGTGGGCATGCTGGGCCTTTGTCGCCTTCATGTTTGGCCACGGCGCCATCTTTTCTCTTTTAATCGTCTTCCAGTGTATTCCCGTCGCCGCAGTTTGGGACAGATTCCTTTCCAGTAGATGCTTGAACGTCAACGCCGTGGGATGGGCGGGGGCTGTCCTGTCGATCATTGAGGACATTGTGCTAATGATATTGCCCATTCCGGAACTCATGAAACTTCAGATTACCGGAAGAAAGCGGACCGGTGTCGGCATCATGTTTTCCATTGCCTCGTT CGCCACCGTCACGAGTATGATACGGCTGAAGTATCTCGTGCAATTCAGCAATACATATGACACTACCT GGGACAATGTGGACATTGTGGTTTGGTCCATAATCGAGGAGATGTGCGCCATCATCTGCGGAAGTCTGCCGCCTCTGCGCCCCTGGTTCAGCCCGTTTATCCCAAGCATACGCGTCACATGGAAATCTACCAAGTTTAGCAAGAACAACTCCAGGAGTACCTCGAACACCGCCAGGGATTCCACGCTGCGCAGCGCTTCGAAAGGTGCGCCTGGCCAAGACAGCAGGTCAGCGCATCTGGATTATGACCCAGACTCAAAGGACTTTTCGTATCCCTTGTCTTCACTGTCTCAGTTTCATCAGTCGCCCGGGAAAGCAGGCGGGTATCCGCGCGTTGCGTCGTCTCGAGATATCGAGACTGCAAGCTTTCCGGATGGCGTAGCCGAGAAGTCAAGCACTGGTaacagcagcggcagcgaaACCAATCTGGTCATCCAGGGCAATAATGACGTCTCCGTCACATTTGACGTCGATGTGGTCAGGGAGTCCCGCAGCAAGCTGCCTGGTGGTAATTTGGGGCGAACAGTGTCGGTTATCAGTGCCGGACATCAACCGCGCTAA
- a CDS encoding Cytochrome P450 — MASYAPLDPDFSPYTIPSPAEKPIPYLITAFLFVALVYAVGDHGSKLPEVNPLRAFEFTNRRRMNEFVQHSKDIMFKGKAAFAGSFYKMYSEWGEVVVLPPQFIHELRSEPALDFLEPATDDSHGYIPGFEPFNGNPAVAKVVTKYLTKALTKLTKPLSEEATLVIRHVLTDSTDWHQIVPQKDIIRIVSRLSSRVFMGEELCRDEEWVRVSGDYTAAAFSVANELNQWPRRVRPVVHWFLPSCWRVRGLLAECHESLKPHLEQRNARKMKAVARGETKAVFDDSIEWFDQESKTKHDPATDQISLSLVAIHTTSDLLQQTMLDLASHPELFQPLRVELVRVLSAEGLKKTALYNLKLMDSVIKESQRMKPVLLSTWRRLVKKDIELSNGFVLRRGQKVIATNTHMWDAEFYENPLTYDGYRFLNMRSTDEEKHAHLVSTSAKHPAFGHGAHACPGRFFAANEVKIALAHLLLKYEWKLPEGSNFKPMPYGMSFLPDPTATLLIRRRKEELDLESLDC; from the exons ATGGCTTCTTATGCGCCCCTCGACCCGGATTTCAGCCCTTACACTATCCCGTCGCCTGCAGAAAAGCCGATTCCTTACCTCATTACAGCGTTTTTGTTTGTAGCCTTGGTCTATGCTGTCGGTGACCATGGCTCAAAGCTCCCGGAAGTCAACCCCCTGAGAGCCTTCGAGTTCACCAACCGACGCCGCATGAACGAGTTCGTCCAGCACAGCAAGGACATAATGTTCAAGGGCAAAGCCGCCTTCGCAGGCAGCTTTTACAAGATGTATTCGGAGTGGGGCGAGGTCGTGGTCTTGCCGCCGCAATTCATCCACGAACTCCGAAGCGAGCCTGCGCTCGACTTTCTGGAGCCTGCCACGGAT GACTCGCACGGCTACATCCCTGGTTTTGAACCCTTCAATGGCAACCCTGCAGTCGCAAAGGTCGTCACCAAGTACTTGACCAAGGCTCTCA CCAAACTTACGAAGCCTCTGTCCGAAGAGGCGACTCTTGTTATCCGTCACGTTTTGACGGACTCGACTG ACTGGCACCAGATCGTTCCCCAGAAAGACATTATACGAATCGTCTCCCGTCTCTCCTCCAGAGTGTTTATGGGCGAGGAACTCTGCCGAGACGAGGAATGGGTCCGCGTATCGGGAGActacaccgccgccgctttcTCCGTTGCCAACGAGCTGAACCAGTGGCCACGACGGGTACGTCCTGTCGTTCACTGGTTTCTCCCTTCCTGCTGGCGCGTTCGCGGCCTCCTGGCCGAGTGTCACGAGTCCCTGAAGCCGCATCTCGAGCAGCGGAACGCTCGCAAAATGAAGGCCGTGGCACGCGGAGAAACCAAGGCTGTTTTTGACGACTCCATCGAGTGGTTCGACCAGGAATCCAAGACCAAGCACGATCCAGCCACGGATCAAATTTCGCTGTCGCTGGTTGCGATCCACACGACGAGTGATTTGCTGCAGCAGACTATGCTTGACCTGGCCAGCCATCCGGAGCTGTTCCAGCCGCTACGAGTAGAACTCGTTCGCGTCCTGAGTGCCGAGGGACTCAAAAAGACGGCTCTCTACAACTTGAAGCTCATGGACAGCGTGATCAAGGAGTCGCAGCGGATGAAACCTGTGCTTCTTT CCACCTGGCGCCGCCTCGTAAAGAAAGATATCGAGTTGTCTAACGGCTTCGTCCTGCGCAGAGGCCAAAAGGTCATCGCTACCAACACCCACATGTGGGACGCCGAGTTCTACGAGAACCCGCTCACCTACGACGGCTACCGCTTCCTGAACATGCGCAGCACCGACGAAGAGAAGCACGCCCATCTGGTCAGCACCAGCGCGAAGCACCCCGCGTTCGGCCACGGCGCGCACGCCTGCCCCGGTCGCTTCTTCGCGGCGAACGAGGTCAAGATCGCGCTTGCTCATCTTCTCTTGAAGTACGAATGGAAGCTCCCTGAGGGTTCGAACTTCAAGCCTATGCCTTATGGGATGTCGTTCCTGCCGGATCCCACTGCGACGTTGTTGATCCGTCGGAGAAAGGAAGAGCTTGATTTGGAATCGTTGGATTGTTAA
- a CDS encoding Cytochrome p450 produces MAHTYPELTWRETTSGVWQRTADEVEQFYSALATLYEGSGLMFFAITGHVSLRFDTGNAGDTSETEELVDKALKAAWLALRYDHPTIASQVTQDLTTGKWTKTYRRVSDPTYQQNWLEETLVYVSSASSRQTGQVWANNQPPAPKLPTLFVLSPSSSKEGFIRRDLVFRSPHDVIDGVGTLILLNNLISHASKAFSKGDDFKPPDLDGSEAANLSPPYRVAANVPPTLTDEQEKRLADMAAQKSAAMGSPHVEILDMPYRRGANLPARHQRVAHTLTKEQTARLTVACKTAGTTVTHAFHAAIALVLRDIQEQGSEARPVRYVNYILRNERASCQAPYNSYQHPAALYHSLPGQSLVVDMDPLRSSDDQIRAEEFLRVVKLMRDFYHGVRNDKEHYALAPTIWAASVPDLPTSPRPLTVPPPKAHPSVSISSMGRVDSIIAPKTGAIEAYDPWVTGEELGNGLGLFLGTFRDELCLSAAYNDAWHTEANVLNFLKRCEDVVLHGFGLSCA; encoded by the coding sequence ATGGCCCATACATACCCCGAACTCACTTGGCGTGAGACAACTTCAGGGGTATGGCAGCGCACTGCCGACGAGGTTGAGCAGTTTTACTCAGCCCTCGCGACGCTTTACGAAGGTAGTGGCCTTATGTTCTTCGCAATCACGGGCCACGTCTCCTTGAGATTTGATACTGGCAACGCCGGGGACACCTCTGAGACCGAAGAATTGGTCGACAAGGCCTTGAAGGCTGCTTGGCTAGCTCTCCGCTATGATCACCCGACTATCGCCTCACAGGTTACACAAGACCTTACTACTGGCAAATGGACCAAGACGTACCGCCGAGTTAGCGACCCTACCTACCAGCAGAATTGGCTGGAGGAGACACTTGTGTACGTGTCTTCTGCCTCTTCTCGACAAACGGGTCAGGTATGGGCCAATAACCAGCCTCCGGCCCCGAAACTACCGACTCTGTTTGTCCTTAGTCCATCGTCCTCCAAGGAAGGCTTCATCCGTCGCGACCTCGTCTTTCGCTCACCCCACGacgtcatcgacggcgtcggaACCTTGATCCTCCTGAACAATCTCATCAGTCACGCCTCCAAGGCCTTCTCCAAAGGCGATGATTTCAAACCTCCTGACCTCGATGGTTCCGAGGCCGCGAACCTCAGCCCGCCCTACCGCGTTGCCGCCAATGTACCCCCGACACTCACCGACGAGCAAGAAAAGCGTTTGGCGGACATGGCTGCTCAGAAGTCCGCCGCCATGGGTTCTCCACACGTGGAAATCCTCGACATGCCCTACCGCCGCGGTGCGAACCTTCCGGCCCGACACCAACGCGTCGCCCACACTCTCACCAAAGAACAAACTGCTCGCCTTACCGTCGCCTGTAAGACAGCTGGCACCACCGTCACGCACGCTTTTCACGCAGCTATTGCACTCGTTCTCCGAGACATCCAAGAACAAGGATCCGAAGCCAGACCCGTACGTTACGTCAACTACATCCTCCGGAACGAGCGCGCAAGCTGCCAAGCTCCGTACAATTCTTACCAACATCCCGCCGCCCTCTACCATTCGCTTCCCGGCCAGAGTTTGGTAGTTGATATGGATCCTCTACGCTCCAGTGACGACCAAATCCGCGCCGAAGAGTTTCTCCGCGTAGTAAAGCTCATGAGAGACTTTTACCACGGCGTCCGGAACGACAAGGAGCACTACGCCCTCGCCCCTACCATTTGGGCCGCCAGTGTCCCGGACTTGCCTACATCACCTCGGCCTTTGACAGTGCCTCCGCCAAAGGCCCATCCGTCTGTCTCCATCTCTAGCATGGGTCGTGTCGACAGCATCATTGCCCCCAAGACGGGTGCCATCGAGGCCTATGATCCGTGGGTCACCGGTGAAGAGCTCGGAAACGGTCTTGGGCTCTTTCTAGGTACGTTCAGGGACGAGTTGTGTTTGAGTGCCGCATACAATGATGCTTGGCACACGGAGGCCAACGTTTTGAATTTTCTGAAGCGCTGTGAGGACGTGGTTCTTCATGGCTTTGGTCTGAGTTGTGCGTAA